Genomic window (Apis cerana isolate GH-2021 linkage group LG1, AcerK_1.0, whole genome shotgun sequence):
tattaacaatgaaaaaaaaaagagcaataCAAGTAAAgacaaaaagaaatcaatgaaaatatatatatatatatatatatatataattgtataaaattagcATGATTATCAATTGAAAGACATTTTTtggtacaattttaaaaatgaattttataataattatgaattctgGGCGGTAATTCTGCTTGAAAAATGCACGCCTATGTGTTCAAAGCTTTAAAAAGACTCTCCCGGCATCGCacgtttctcgatcgaatgAAGGAACGCTTACGAAATTTGCGGCAACAAGTAATCCATTATTTACACCAAATTATCATAGAGATAGAAGATCGGAGAAAATCAAAATAGTTGCTAAAGATAGCGACGAACGGAAACGGAAACAAGGAAAAAACTGATAAAGATAGTGAAGGTGAAAATGAACGTAATGATAGTGGTAATAGTGGTAATATATAGAAGTGAAGGTGAAggtggaaaaagaattaaatgtgaaggataaagagaaggagaaggagaaggagggaataaaaaaaagtgatgaaggaagaggaagaaaagataCAAATTATGGAAGATTGAACGATGAGCATGATCAATTCCGTGTTCGTTCGTGCGATCAGTTcctctcgatcgatcgcgTATTAAAATACATCTTACACAAGCGAGAAGAAAGATTggtaaaaaatgaagataggGAATGCGGGCAGATTTATAACGGGAATATCAACCCCGCGAAAAGGCAAAAAAGAGATATGTGTGAAAATAGActgtaaaaaaacaaaaaaatatttgatattcggTGCTCGGAGATCTTTTTGTAAATACCAAACTAAATCACAGACAAGATTGAGGGACGAAGATAACGGATGTTTACTTTCTAATACCGAAAAGGAGGCAACACGAGTGGAAATAAGAGATCAACGCAAGCGGCAACGATTGTGGTACAACAACCATCGCTCTCATTGGATGGATCGAGTGGAGCTGCTACGATACTGCTACATCCGGAGTTGGATGTTAGACGTCGAGAAGAAAATATGAGACAATTATTAGATGTTGCGAACACATTGACATTACAAGAGATACACGACTTTGAAATGAGGTTggattataatcattatttaatattattatattttattataattattcgttatgtttattcatatgtatttatattttgtaattttatctttgtaattttatacttctataatttacttttaattgtacttctaattttatacttttataatacaattttattcttcgtttattattattaaatttaatattattattatttttttagatatggcAGTCCACATCACAGTAGATCTCAATCGGTTAAAACTCCTCGTTCATCAGGTAGACCAAATTATTTATGTCTTCCTCAACAGAGATCAAGAGTTGCAAGCATGCCAAATACTGGTGTAGAGGAAGAATATTACAGGCTTCGACATTTCAGTATAACTGGTAAAGGAATTGTAAACCGAGGAGATTCGTTGAAAAGTCGAAGATCTCGATCTAACAATAGCGTTGCTTCGAGCAACTCAAGGTGAGCAATTCAAATTCTCTTATTTTGTATCTCGTTTTTTcgacagaaaaaagaaaattaaacacaattaaaataaaaatattaagatcaaataaaatggaataaaagaaaacgacGACAATCGGAAAATAGAAggagaaacaataataataatgttgtaatagtaataaataatagtaataataataataatgataataatagtgatagtaatagcaataatagtattaataaaagtagtagtaataataataataataataatagtgataatagtaataatagtagcaataatagtaataatagtagcaataatagtaataataataatagtaatagtcgTAGTGGTAAtgatagtaatagtagtagtaataattgTAGTAGtactagtagtagtagtactagtagtagtagtaatagtagtagtagtagtagtagtagtagtagtagtagtagtagtagtagtaatagtagtagtagtagcaatagtaatagtagcaatagtaatagtagtagtagtaatagtagtaatagtagtagtagtagtagtagtagcaatagtagtaatagtagcaataataatagtagtagtaatagtggtaatagtagtagtggtAATAATAGTAGtgatagtagtagtagtagtagtagtaatagtagtaatgATCGTAGTATAGTAgtagttgttgttgttgttgttgttgttattgttgttataggaggagaaggagaaaagaagtaagaagaaaaagaagacgaagaaaagaataacaaagaaaaaaggattttggaaattaaaatttcatttcgacgaTTCTACTCTAAATCGAACGCGTGAGTTTACGTGTACATTGAGCATTTAAGCGACGTAGACACACGTGTTGGACCTTAGAGTAGAATTTAAATGCTGCATAAAAAAAGTATGTCAAGAACAAACTTCCATCGTTTCCGATTGTcatcgagattttttttaaaaaatataaattattttttgaaataaaattgaagttaaaataatatcaagtaAATACTATaaacaatgaataataaaaaatcacaaatttatttgattgttcatgatatataaatatcgattatataatacgtctttctttctctattttttcgtCCTTTTATCGATTTCTTCCATGGCGTGACTATCAATGACGGTACAGCACGGAACATCTAACAGCTTCATATCCTGGCTCAGCAAGAAATTCAGCAGCGGGCTCATTGGCAAGTTCCCGTGAAAGCAGTGCATCTCAGGGACCAACGCCATATCGTGTTTTAATGCTGGGAGCTCCAGCCGTAGGAAAAAGTTCGTTAGTTTCTCAATTTATGACATCGGAATATCTTCATGCATATGATACATCAattggtaaataaaatatattcattatgtttcaataataatttttttttttttcattttctttttctttctcaatcctcaaatttttctttttattttttttctttcatgccataataaattctattttaaatctctaaatttttattctttctttatagatGATGAATCAGGGGAGAAAACTGTTAGTGTCCTTTTAGCTGGAGAAGAGTCCGAATTGACTTTTATCGATCATTCTAGTGCGGAAATGACGGTATGtaatgaaatacatatatgtaattacatgtaaaaaatgaaaagaaatatggaaaaagtcaaattattgatttagtcaaatattcgatttaaattatttcacaaattttcttatcaaatattcccgttcaataaaaaatttagtcattataaaatgaaatatatttgatttatatttcaatatactcataataataaaatgtatatataatataatttaatcaaaactaaattatgaaaaataaaaaaaaatagataaacataaaattaataagggaaataaaaaagaaaaaaagaaaataagattgaATAAGATGTGAAAGAGTGTGCGATCGAATGTACTAAATATGAAACGTGTTAATAAAGCTCGGTGTATCATCCTGAATAGCGATTGATGAGCATCGAACCATAACTATCGGTCAACCGTAAAACGGTCCAGAAATCGATTGAACCGTCGAACCACGAcatcgcgtatatatatatatatatatatgatcaatatggataaaaatcataatgtaAATCAGTTTACAGTTTTTTTTCATACGatgataatttagatttataattataatttatgttcaGTATAATGTGTGTCTCAACAgagaaaaactatttttaaaaattgaaaaatatgcagaggaaagaataaatgaatgaataaatgaataagaaaaagaatttctaataattttaattaccatCATGATcttattttgttattcttacttttattctataatttataatctattgatGAGATTTATTTCGGAAAAAATCGTGAAAGAATTGTAAATCACTTTTAGAATCTTGTTCAAATAtatgaaactaaataaaagaaaaaacatttgatATTAACTCattcaatataatcaatatagactgtgattaatgttttaaattaataattaatatattgataatcataatgaaaattgttgaattataaaatttcttcgaacaatattttttatagccgGAAGCTTGTATAACCACATATGAACCACATGCTTATTGCGTCGTCTATTCTACAACCGATCGAGCTTCAATACGCGTAGCAGAAGAAGTTTTGCAAACACTTTGGCGCAGCGATTATGTATCAGCTCGAGCAGTGATCCTTGTTGGAAATAAAGTTGACCTTGTTCGCAGTCGATTGGTCTCGACCGAAGGTAAGAGACTATATAGCTGTCCCAACTGTTTTGTGCTCAGTTTTTCCATATTGACCATATCGTTAcctaaatttaatagatttctttgaaatattcaaatatgcaaaaatgtgaaaaaatattgactaACTTTCTATCGTACAtgaattagattaataaaatcgatcaaaataatattattttatatctagtatatatatgtattttatatatagtatatatttttctttctattttttccatGTCTTTAAACAAGCATATTAGCATATTAGATTCCTTGATTAGAaacgaaataacgaaaataaataacacaaacatttttatatctctatGTTATAGAGGGAAAATCTATGGCTACATCTTatgattgtaaatttattgaaacatCCGTTGGGATCAATCATAACGTTGACGAACTTCTTGTTGGCTTACTTACACAAATTCGGCTGAAGCTTGAGAATCCTGAAAGAACAAGAGATTTATTTCGGAAGAGATCGCGAAAAAATCGTAGTAAATCACCTTTAGGATCTTGTTCTGAAAATAATTCGCCGAAAAAATATCGAGGTAGTCGTACAAGTACCAGTTTAAAGGTACGAAATTTATTAGGTAAGGTATGGTCAAGAGATAGCAAATCTAAAAGTTGTGAAAATTTACACGTTCTTTAATCGTTTGGACGAAGAAATGCGACAcggttttttattattaatcaaaatgtcAATTAAtcactaaattaattttcaatttctattttattttatttttatttctatctctttattttcactcatatttttttcttttattttttttcatatcttttttttatctctttcgcCTTTATTCAAAAACATGCATCAcacatttctttatttttcttttttccaagtattttctatttatttttacttttgtcCCCATTTTGTGTTTTGACTAGtttgaattttacaaaaaacatTCATGAAATCACAAAtcaatccttttctttttatattttatttttatattatcatttagttttttttaataataaaaacgcaAATTTACatcattatgaataattacaaccaaaataaaaatatattataagaacaaGGAAAAATGGACCAATGCAAACAAATTCAGTTtcgaatttgtaaaatttagtatttcaattattatcgaatagtcaattatttatgtttacgaataaatatatacaaaaatattagatataaaaattcatatgtgtatacatatgttATGTATAGATagtatttagaatatatttgccAATTTCTCACTTCTACAGTATCTTATTATTAGGCGATACctgtaaatattttcgtatatgTATGTTAATATGCATTCATAATATCTCGAAGATTTTATACATTGAATCTTTTCCTATAAAGTAATAGTAtttcttgtaataatttatattaatcatgtATAATGatcaaaagtaattttaatagaaaattaacatattagataaaaaatatatctgaatATGTAAtggaatagattaaaaatgtttataataataaaattatattgaaaagaaattatgaaaagattTCTATCAtaagtagaaaataatttcagtaagtttttttgtttttttataattcctatttaaaattatctgttatgattaaattataaagagataagaaatatatattcaatatatatattgtttatcttCCTATTTTAGCTTGTTCATCCCTTCTCTTATTCTAAAACTCTCCCTCTTGTACCAGTTTTTCTTTGTGTGATGCAATCActtattgatttcttttctctttgcttaatatatatattattatcctgttatattatgcaaagatgaatcaaataaacaaattatgttttaaaactCATATA
Coding sequences:
- the LOC107994042 gene encoding uncharacterized protein LOC107994042 isoform X2 is translated as MGSSTASETTINTSTDSANTMLTMVTTTDGEQPDDSFDLMDIPSEMSPSTTAASSMDVPLSESILPAPLPSSPPIPSSSSPSIEYSTEDEKGFKICPPLTDTGLKSDIPITCLDIRASSISNLLDETDAPSIDSTPIIIHSTVNETIRVSVSGRTPPLPDLRTTDFFSTPVRGSIDAGQPEKDSSNSMLTLIVGRSRENENRENRLNDIVSNERKYEEGKLNVNVTTNPLDISLIEARTNNNQSSDSSGRPSSTSTKSRRKTAGGNTSGNKRSTQAATIVVQQPSLSLDGSSGAATILLHPELDVRRREENMRQLLDVANTLTLQEIHDFEMRYGSPHHSRSQSVKTPRSSGRPNYLCLPQQRSRVASMPNTGVEEEYYRLRHFSITGKGIVNRGDSLKSRRSRSNNSVASSNSSTEHLTASYPGSARNSAAGSLASSRESSASQGPTPYRVLMLGAPAVGKSSLVSQFMTSEYLHAYDTSIDDESGEKTVSVLLAGEESELTFIDHSSAEMTPEACITTYEPHAYCVVYSTTDRASIRVAEEVLQTLWRSDYVSARAVILVGNKVDLVRSRLVSTEEGKSMATSYDCKFIETSVGINHNVDELLVGLLTQIRLKLENPERTRDLFRKRSRKNRSKSPLGSCSENNSPKKYRGSRTSTSLKVRNLLGKVWSRDSKSKSCENLHVL
- the LOC107994042 gene encoding uncharacterized protein LOC107994042 isoform X1 — encoded protein: MGSSTASETTINTSTDSANTMLTMVTTTDGEQPDDSFDLMDIPSEMSPSTTAASSMDVPLSESILPAPLPSSPPIPSSSSPSIEYSTEDEKGFKICPPLTDTGLKSDIPITCLDIRASSISNLLDETDAPSIDSTPIIIHSTVNETIRVSVSGRTPPLPDLRTTDFFSTPVRGSIDAGQPEKDSSNSMLTLIVGRSRENENRENRLNDIVSNERKYEEGKLNVNVTTNPLDISLIEARTNNNQSSDSSGRPSSTSTKSRRKTAESHPLVSTIHSWVRLFFPFCAIGGNTSGNKRSTQAATIVVQQPSLSLDGSSGAATILLHPELDVRRREENMRQLLDVANTLTLQEIHDFEMRYGSPHHSRSQSVKTPRSSGRPNYLCLPQQRSRVASMPNTGVEEEYYRLRHFSITGKGIVNRGDSLKSRRSRSNNSVASSNSSTEHLTASYPGSARNSAAGSLASSRESSASQGPTPYRVLMLGAPAVGKSSLVSQFMTSEYLHAYDTSIDDESGEKTVSVLLAGEESELTFIDHSSAEMTPEACITTYEPHAYCVVYSTTDRASIRVAEEVLQTLWRSDYVSARAVILVGNKVDLVRSRLVSTEEGKSMATSYDCKFIETSVGINHNVDELLVGLLTQIRLKLENPERTRDLFRKRSRKNRSKSPLGSCSENNSPKKYRGSRTSTSLKVRNLLGKVWSRDSKSKSCENLHVL